TATCCGTCGGTTGGTCCGCAAAGTGGTGGTACACAACTTGCTATTACTGGAATGTATCTGAATATTGGAAGCACCATCTCAGCTTACTTAGACGAACTGCCATGCCACGTTAATGCTACACAGGCCAGTAGTACTAGACTGACTTGCGTGACGAGTAAATCCGATCGAGTGAGAAGAATCGAGAGATTGACTCTTAATATAGACGGTGCTAATCGCACTCTAGTTGGTAATCCGTACAATTATACCCATGATCCTACGATCATGGAGATTAAACCACTGACGAGCTTCGCCTCCGGTGGTCGCATGATAACCGTCCACGGCACTAACCTGGACACCATCCAAAAACCCGAAATGGAGGTTTATTTTGACAATGAGCCACTGCCAGTAAATAGAACTGTCTGCACAGTACTAAATCCGACGCAGATGGAATGTCCAAGTCCCAGTGTCGCTAAGCTTTTCATGACACCTAGACGTAACGAGCGTGCTGTTGTAAGCGGTCAAAGCGCGCCAGCTCAGTCATTGAAGTTAAAGCAGTTGTCCCTGAAAATAGCGTTCATCATGGACAACGTGGAAAGTGTTCGAGACTTGGAGAAGTATTTCAAGAGCCTCAGGAATCGCTTACTGTACGTAGAGGATCCGAAATTCTTCGCATTCCCACGGAAGATTAAACTCTATAAAGGCGATACGTTGGTTATCGAGGGTGAAAATTTGATTTTCGCTAGTGACGAGTCGGATGTGAACGTCACTGTCGGAACAATGCCGTGTAACGTAACTTCACTGGCACTAACCCAATTAGTTtgcattccaccagatcaacaACCTGTGGACACTGACGAGCTTGGTATTAAAACTGAGAATGGATTACCATTGGTGGTGGTACGCGTCGGTCGCAGTCTAAGGTTTCCTATAGGTTTTCTGCGCTACGAAGTGATCAAACCGTACCCAATTCCGCCGGAAGCAATCGCTGGTATAGCCGCAGGCACGTTTGGACTCGTATTTCTCTTTGTTTTAGTATTAATAATATATAGAAGGAAGAGCACGCAGGCGGAAAGAGAGTACAAGAGGATACAAATACAGATGGACACTCTGGAAAGCAACGTCAGGATGGAGTGCAAGCAGGCGTTTGCTGAATTACAGACAGACATGACGGATTTGACGGCTGATCTAGAATCGTCCGGTATCCCGACTTTGGATCACAAGAACTATATCATGAAAGTATTTTTCCCGGGTGTTACGCATCATCCTATACTGAATGATCCCAGATCACGTAGTAATGTATCACGAACAAATTATGATGCAGCCATGATCCAATTCGAGCAGCTGATTAACAATAAATATTTCGTGCTGACGTTCATCGAAACTTTGGAGGCCCAAAAAGACTTTAATATTAGAGATAAAGTGAATGTTGCATCGTTACTCATGGTGGTTCTTATGGGTAAGATGGAGTACGCGACTGACATACTTATGAACCTTTTGCTAAGACTTATAGAAAAGGCGGTGAATACTAAACATCCGCAGCTGATGCTTAGGAGAACCGAATCCGTGGTTGAGAAGATGTTGACTAACTGGATGGCGCTTTGCATGTATAACTATCTTAAAGATTATGCGGGCTCCTCTCTATTTTTATTGTTCAAGGCAATAAAACATCAGATAGAGAAAGGTCCCGTGGACGTAATCACGCATGACGCTAGATACTCATTGTCCGAGGAAAGGCTGTTGCGTGAGCAGATTGAGCACAGTGTAGTCACCTTGCACGTCGTCCAGGATGATCTCGATGAGAAGATACAGTGCAAAGTGTTGGATTGTGATACTATAAATCAAGTAAAGTCTAAGATCTTAGATGCTCTCTACAAGAATACTCCTTTCTCGCTGAGGCCGTCCGTACATGATGTAGATTTGGAATGGAGACATGGTAGGGGTGGTCATCTGACCCTCCAGGATGAGGATCTAACGACAAAGTGTAACGGCGAGTGGAAGAAGATAAATACGCTGGCGCATTACGGTGTCAAGGAGTCAGCGGTTATGTCGTTGATTCCCAGACAGAACGATGGTTTTTCGGTCGCATGCAAACCGCCTTGCCACAACTGCAAACCGTCGCACTATCATCATCAGTCGCAATCCATTCATCACCACACACACCACCATCACCTGCACCGGCACGCAAATCACTGTTCGTCCACGCATCTTCCATCCACGCCCAATCACAATCTGATCAACCCTGGGATGTACAATCACACTGTAAGCGGTTTGTACTTCGAGCCGCAACATTCACCGTCAATCATAACGGCAAACGGCGACGTGGTAAGCAGCCACAGAGGTAATCAACGATTATATCATCTAGTGAGGCCCATAGAAGAGAGTCATTATCCTTCAGGCATGGGTTTCACTGGCAGCAAACATCATCATCCAGAACGAACACACAAAGCCATACCAGAAATATTTCTCACGAGATTATTATCGACGAAAGGCACAGTGCAAAAGTTCGTCGACGATTTCTTGAACACGATACTAACTGCGAATGAAGCGTTACCCAGTGCTGTAAAATGGTTGTTCGATTTATTGGACGACGCCGCGAAGCAATACGGGATTGTTGATCCGGAAGTGCCGCACGCGTGGAAATCAAACAGTTTACCGCTTAGATTTTGGGTGAATTTTATAAAGAATCCAGATTTCATGTTTGACATCAATAAATCCACGACGGTCGACTCAAGTCTGTCCGTGATAGCGCAAACGTTTATGGACTCTTGTTCAATGACGGAGCACAGGCTTGGAAAGGATTCGCCATCGAACAAATTGCTTTTTGCCAAGGATATACCGCACTATAGAGAGAAAGTGGGTCGTTTTTACACGGAAGTGCAAAGACTGCCGCAGATCACCGATCAAGAAATGTCTAGTGCCATGCAACAGCTAAGCGCATCACACGCAAACGAGTTCGATGTGATCGCAGCATTGAAAGAACTTTACATCTATGTCAACAAGTATTACGAACGAGTAAGTATCTTCGATGCAGAATTAACATTTTATAGTAAAGGGTGTACCGATGTCGGTTGTCTGAGATTCTTGAACACATAAATGTTCGTACTTATTACAAAAGATACATTTTGTCTGCCGATTGATTAATAAGTTGCGATATATCATATAGATCCTAGAGGCCTTGGAGACAGACGTGGGCTGTCGCAAATTACATCTAGCCCACAGGCTAGAGAACGTCGCATGCACGCTTGAAGGAGAGGAAACCAGTGCCTGCTGACACAACCTCCTCATTGCCATCCCAGGATCCGTTAATCTCTCCAGAAACACTGACTAGTGCCTCCAATTTCATGCATCAGATACACCTCGTTACATAATGTACAAATCTACACTCCATGTGAATAACAATGCCGTAAAAAAGAAATACGTGCGATTTCGTTAAGGCTAGTCAGGCGATAGTTTTCTTCTCAGGATAAAATTGATCCTGACTGTAGTATTTGCGTCTATATGTCATGGCCGTATCGAAATACGCTCGTGCACACGTACAGATATTAGCAAAAATGGTGACACTAACCTGTGAACATGGTCTgcttttattaatattatatatttcacttattttatatatttgtaACAAATTATGAAGGGAAAGGGAAACGGCGAAAATGGAAAACGCGTCCGATTTTGAAGTGCAATCATTGGGAAATCACTGATGATGTAGCTAAGTATTGATTTGGGTATGCGTTTGAAGATTTTAGAATGCGAATCTTATTAGGGAACGAACGGAAATTAATAATTTCAGTTTTCATTGTTGACCGAATGTCTGTGAACGTGtatacgtaaaaaaaaaaaaaatggaaaacgcatacaTAATATACGAGAACGGAGTAACGTGTGTAAAGGTTGAGTGTAACAGTGAAAAAGAAACAAAGAGCCATAGTGTCCACCAGACTGTCTGTACACAAGAATAGTACGGCAGCGAGTAGTCTGTGATCCGAGCACGAGTGGCTATGCCTATGATTTTCATtatgatatatatataattattaatatgttacatattatatatatacataaaaaatatataaaaagcaAAGGTCACGCATCATACATCTCCACAGATTGTAGTGAGCTAGTTAGAGAAAGGgtctatatatgtattataagtTGAAAGTGAACAACACTTgcagagagagaaaaagggaaaACAGAGTGAgtggaaaagaaaaagagagagtgaatgaacaattaaattaaattaagataattaaaATCACGTtaagaaaagaaggaaaagaattAAGGTTTCGTATCAGCCTGAGAGTGATCTTATCGCGAGTTGCTTCAAAGAATCAATTATActaatatgtatatgtatatatatatacactggTAAATTTGACTTTCGAGAACAACTCACAATAATTTTACTCTCAAGTGGATTAGATACGTATCCTTAGAATTGAGAGCAGCTCGGACTACTCTAGGCCTATCTACGTATATTCAAATGTTAACAAAAGGAAGAAAATTTTTTAGTACTTTTTTTGTTCATTTTTGTGAGTCTGTTTTTGTTTAGTTTATACAATTACACTTATATACATAAGTATGACTGTTGGTATGATCTGTAAAGCCACTATATGGATCATATAATGATTTTACGACAATTACACGATACGCtatatattacacttataattgcTCTTACTATTATTAAGTTGTATTATTACTGATATAGTTACAATTATCGATTAATTGTCCATTAAACAATAGTTATATTGTATATTGTTAAGCGTAAAACAGGTAATAATTGTGAATGGAAACGAGAAAAGTCTTTTATATTGCATACCAGCGAAATTTCTAGATCCTTACGAAAGCGAATTAAGTAAAAAAAATGGAACAGAAAAAGAGAACATTGTAGAAAGAGAAATTTTATATATGTCTGGTTGTATTTTCGCTGGTTATTAAGTGTTCGAGATTTCTCGTCAATTGGTCAATATTAATACGGTTAAACACATTGAGAAACCAAAAGAGGTTTTAGAAGACACATAACGATGAACAGTATTTTCTTGGGGTTACGCCGCTGCTTTAGTTTAGCTGCATCAGTCTGAAAGTTgcattttttcttttcctttttaaagaagcatttaattttgtcTTAAATATTATTCACTATTCCGACGTATAGGTATATTTAACAAATTAAATTCACTGCCCACTGCGTACTGCCAATTTATCTCCAGTGCGCTTTTATAAACTGTTACACACAGGAGCGATGACCTTCCTAACGTTCAATTGTATCGCGAGTATATGATTATTTGGCAAAT
This Xylocopa sonorina isolate GNS202 chromosome 12, iyXylSono1_principal, whole genome shotgun sequence DNA region includes the following protein-coding sequences:
- the Plexb gene encoding plexin B, with translation MRFLGFVSFPTSPTVSSPKLPLQLYRLSFSSMTVATWFLVVLVTAAIDTPASTILPVQENRSLHIVSQFPTGDVQRYGFYPLDPNTTREGALRFNHLTIDPATGKLYAGAVNRLLELDSNLKLEEYVSTGPRLDNPQCHPTGCPSRDITTSLMDNVNKLLIADLESQTLIACGSLLQGACEKYKMSNISMKPEFIPHSVAANDENSSTYAFIGPERYNAWGQTNILYVGTTFTNRGDYRHDVPAISSRNLHNLEFAEYTFNKQSIVYIDVKYRDHFLVKYVYGFNASDYAYFVLVQKQSHLPEEEEKGYISRLARSCISDPNYDSYTEVTLQCIVDSGDGKQQSYNLVQDAKVAPAGSDLAMQLGISVGDPIFVSVFSPSRGITNDPLSQSALCVYSLQEIETKFDENIHMCFNGSTKYRNMGYVSGPIQDGKCPTAGTTGNILNFCEVGLKISGMSPIVGQAILHFPDEFVTSVTIANTESHTVAFLGTNDGVLKKVLLSGTEAFVYESIVIDKENRLLPDSLISPDGEYIYALSTSKISKVQVEHCSSYTNCSSCLDAKDPYCGWCSLEKRCTVRGDCQKASHSSPRWLSLGTGQQCIDFEQVLPDRMPVNQMTTVHLTIRTLPELPAGANYKCVFGNAEPIDALMTGFGLSCPTPPVIERPNIPEGADHVLVPLSVRSSETNKDFVSRNFAFFDCSRHTVCTDCVKSQWACSWCVYDNKCTHNTSCQGIISGENNQLNLAAHGAQYCPRFVQRQEPFMLPNSVPKEILLEVENLPHPQVGHSGFQCIVSIEGANLKVQARVDKSRFIVCDKTVYSYEAVKGKYEAEVTVVWNINHHVDKTTIILYKCEVLGSYREHADCSLCVTRDARFECTWCGNSCVYRHSCLHSPFTECPKPRIDMIKPLSGPIEGGTLVTIEGSNLGLKESDVDGKIHIGNTPCTLVDYAVSVRIVCRTGRHEATDTASVVVGNDAGYTESAVLFNYKDIRLSGVYPSVGPQSGGTQLAITGMYLNIGSTISAYLDELPCHVNATQASSTRLTCVTSKSDRVRRIERLTLNIDGANRTLVGNPYNYTHDPTIMEIKPLTSFASGGRMITVHGTNLDTIQKPEMEVYFDNEPLPVNRTVCTVLNPTQMECPSPSVAKLFMTPRRNERAVVSGQSAPAQSLKLKQLSLKIAFIMDNVESVRDLEKYFKSLRNRLLYVEDPKFFAFPRKIKLYKGDTLVIEGENLIFASDESDVNVTVGTMPCNVTSLALTQLVCIPPDQQPVDTDELGIKTENGLPLVVVRVGRSLRFPIGFLRYEVIKPYPIPPEAIAGIAAGTFGLVFLFVLVLIIYRRKSTQAEREYKRIQIQMDTLESNVRMECKQAFAELQTDMTDLTADLESSGIPTLDHKNYIMKVFFPGVTHHPILNDPRSRSNVSRTNYDAAMIQFEQLINNKYFVLTFIETLEAQKDFNIRDKVNVASLLMVVLMGKMEYATDILMNLLLRLIEKAVNTKHPQLMLRRTESVVEKMLTNWMALCMYNYLKDYAGSSLFLLFKAIKHQIEKGPVDVITHDARYSLSEERLLREQIEHSVVTLHVVQDDLDEKIQCKVLDCDTINQVKSKILDALYKNTPFSLRPSVHDVDLEWRHGRGGHLTLQDEDLTTKCNGEWKKINTLAHYGVKESAVMSLIPRQNDGFSVACKPPCHNCKPSHYHHQSQSIHHHTHHHHLHRHANHCSSTHLPSTPNHNLINPGMYNHTVSGLYFEPQHSPSIITANGDVVSSHRGNQRLYHLVRPIEESHYPSGMGFTGSKHHHPERTHKAIPEIFLTRLLSTKGTVQKFVDDFLNTILTANEALPSAVKWLFDLLDDAAKQYGIVDPEVPHAWKSNSLPLRFWVNFIKNPDFMFDINKSTTVDSSLSVIAQTFMDSCSMTEHRLGKDSPSNKLLFAKDIPHYREKVGRFYTEVQRLPQITDQEMSSAMQQLSASHANEFDVIAALKELYIYVNKYYERILEALETDVGCRKLHLAHRLENVACTLEGEETSAC